In Sphaeramia orbicularis chromosome 15, fSphaOr1.1, whole genome shotgun sequence, a single genomic region encodes these proteins:
- the LOC115434437 gene encoding polymeric immunoglobulin receptor-like isoform X2: MAIFVGIFLILPGLTGIHSISTVSYVTVEKGGSISIPCFYESKYTDNEKYLCKGCKWKICSYEVKTNQYNSTKYLISDDQNQGVVTWTINDLTEEDTDCYWCVMEINHRPDNGKCFNVRVTGKGDATLYVDSQKVTGFIGDQITIDCHYRGSKQIKWCRTGVKGPTSCIKDSGKIDETMVTIMRNTPGVITVTMSELRERSSGWYWCTDEDLQMPVHVTIKERPTTTTIATTTTTRTRQSMTISSTSKPVNHTYVSQEPTTEQTGTHSSSNHLLSFIIPLCLLLLIVTVAVLTWFMLKRRKSPATAEDEQTVTYSTVTHVRKNTAQQINTEDEADVMYSTVFCIAQQNTHQVEDKDENVTYSTVVRH, encoded by the exons ATGGCTATTTTTGTCGGCATCTTCCTCATCCTCCCTGGTCTCACAG GTATTCACAGTATAAGTACAGTCAGTTATGTAACGGTGGAAAAAGGAGGTTCCATCTCTATCCCATGTTTCTACGAGTCAAAGTACACAGACAATGAGAAATATCTGTGTAAAGGATGTAAGTGGAAAATCTGCTCATATGAAGTTAAAACAAATCAGTACAATTCAACAAAGTATCTGATctctgacgaccaaaaccaaggAGTTGTTACCTGGACTATTAATGACCTGACAGAGGAGGACACAGACTGTTACTGGTGTGTCATGGAGATAAACCATCGACCTGataatggaaaatgttttaaTGTTCGTGTCACTGGAAAAG GCGATGCCACGCTCTATGTGGATTCTCAGAAGGTGACAGGGTTTATTGGAGACCAAATAACCATCGACTGTCACTATAGaggatctaaacaaataaagtggtgcaggactggtgtTAAAGGACCCACATCCTGTATCAAAGACTCTGGGAAAATAGATGAGACAATGGTGACTATTATGAGAAATACCCCTGGTGTTATTACTGTGACTATGAGTGAACTGAGGGAGAGGAGCAGTGGTTGGTATTGGTGCACTGATGAAGACCTGCAGATGCCGGTGCATGTAACCATTAAAGAGAGACCTACCACCA caacaattgcaacaacaacaacaacaagaaccaGACAGTCAATGACCATATCATCCACGTCcaaacctgtcaatcacacatatGTGAGTCAAGAACCGACCACAGAACAAACTGGAACACACAG CTCATCCAATCATCTACTGAGTTTCATCATTCCtttgtgtttgctgctgctgaTTGTAACGGTGGCCGTACTCACCTGGTTCATGTTGAAAAGACGCA agtCACCAGCCACAGCTGAG GATGAACAGACAGTAACGTACAGTACTGTGACGCATGTGAGAAAAAACACAGCCCAG CAGATAAATACTGAAGATGAAGCAGACGTCATGTACAGCACTGTGTTTTGCATTGCACAACAAAATACACACCAG GTTGAAGACAAAGATGAGAATGTGACCTACAGCACAGTGGTTCGTCACTAG
- the LOC115434437 gene encoding polymeric immunoglobulin receptor-like isoform X3 — protein MAIFVGIFLILPGLTGIHSISTVSYVTVEKGGSISIPCFYESKYTDNEKYLCKGCKWKICSYEVKTNQYNSTKYLISDDQNQGVVTWTINDLTEEDTDCYWCVMEINHRPDNGKCFNVRVTGKGDATLYVDSQKVTGFIGDQITIDCHYRGSKQIKWCRTGVKGPTSCIKDSGKIDETMVTIMRNTPGVITVTMSELRERSSGWYWCTDEDLQMPVHVTIKERPTTTTIATTTTTRTRQSMTISSTSKPVNHTYVSQEPTTEQTGTHSSSSNHLLSFIIPLCLLLLIVTVAVLTWFMLKRRKSPATAEDEQTVTYSTVTHVRKNTAQINTEDEADVMYSTVFCIAQQNTHQVEDKDENVTYSTVVRH, from the exons ATGGCTATTTTTGTCGGCATCTTCCTCATCCTCCCTGGTCTCACAG GTATTCACAGTATAAGTACAGTCAGTTATGTAACGGTGGAAAAAGGAGGTTCCATCTCTATCCCATGTTTCTACGAGTCAAAGTACACAGACAATGAGAAATATCTGTGTAAAGGATGTAAGTGGAAAATCTGCTCATATGAAGTTAAAACAAATCAGTACAATTCAACAAAGTATCTGATctctgacgaccaaaaccaaggAGTTGTTACCTGGACTATTAATGACCTGACAGAGGAGGACACAGACTGTTACTGGTGTGTCATGGAGATAAACCATCGACCTGataatggaaaatgttttaaTGTTCGTGTCACTGGAAAAG GCGATGCCACGCTCTATGTGGATTCTCAGAAGGTGACAGGGTTTATTGGAGACCAAATAACCATCGACTGTCACTATAGaggatctaaacaaataaagtggtgcaggactggtgtTAAAGGACCCACATCCTGTATCAAAGACTCTGGGAAAATAGATGAGACAATGGTGACTATTATGAGAAATACCCCTGGTGTTATTACTGTGACTATGAGTGAACTGAGGGAGAGGAGCAGTGGTTGGTATTGGTGCACTGATGAAGACCTGCAGATGCCGGTGCATGTAACCATTAAAGAGAGACCTACCACCA caacaattgcaacaacaacaacaacaagaaccaGACAGTCAATGACCATATCATCCACGTCcaaacctgtcaatcacacatatGTGAGTCAAGAACCGACCACAGAACAAACTGGAACACACAG CAGCTCATCCAATCATCTACTGAGTTTCATCATTCCtttgtgtttgctgctgctgaTTGTAACGGTGGCCGTACTCACCTGGTTCATGTTGAAAAGACGCA agtCACCAGCCACAGCTGAG GATGAACAGACAGTAACGTACAGTACTGTGACGCATGTGAGAAAAAACACAGCCCAG ATAAATACTGAAGATGAAGCAGACGTCATGTACAGCACTGTGTTTTGCATTGCACAACAAAATACACACCAG GTTGAAGACAAAGATGAGAATGTGACCTACAGCACAGTGGTTCGTCACTAG
- the LOC115434437 gene encoding polymeric immunoglobulin receptor-like isoform X1, whose product MAIFVGIFLILPGLTGIHSISTVSYVTVEKGGSISIPCFYESKYTDNEKYLCKGCKWKICSYEVKTNQYNSTKYLISDDQNQGVVTWTINDLTEEDTDCYWCVMEINHRPDNGKCFNVRVTGKGDATLYVDSQKVTGFIGDQITIDCHYRGSKQIKWCRTGVKGPTSCIKDSGKIDETMVTIMRNTPGVITVTMSELRERSSGWYWCTDEDLQMPVHVTIKERPTTTTIATTTTTRTRQSMTISSTSKPVNHTYVSQEPTTEQTGTHSSSSNHLLSFIIPLCLLLLIVTVAVLTWFMLKRRKSPATAEDEQTVTYSTVTHVRKNTAQQINTEDEADVMYSTVFCIAQQNTHQVEDKDENVTYSTVVRH is encoded by the exons ATGGCTATTTTTGTCGGCATCTTCCTCATCCTCCCTGGTCTCACAG GTATTCACAGTATAAGTACAGTCAGTTATGTAACGGTGGAAAAAGGAGGTTCCATCTCTATCCCATGTTTCTACGAGTCAAAGTACACAGACAATGAGAAATATCTGTGTAAAGGATGTAAGTGGAAAATCTGCTCATATGAAGTTAAAACAAATCAGTACAATTCAACAAAGTATCTGATctctgacgaccaaaaccaaggAGTTGTTACCTGGACTATTAATGACCTGACAGAGGAGGACACAGACTGTTACTGGTGTGTCATGGAGATAAACCATCGACCTGataatggaaaatgttttaaTGTTCGTGTCACTGGAAAAG GCGATGCCACGCTCTATGTGGATTCTCAGAAGGTGACAGGGTTTATTGGAGACCAAATAACCATCGACTGTCACTATAGaggatctaaacaaataaagtggtgcaggactggtgtTAAAGGACCCACATCCTGTATCAAAGACTCTGGGAAAATAGATGAGACAATGGTGACTATTATGAGAAATACCCCTGGTGTTATTACTGTGACTATGAGTGAACTGAGGGAGAGGAGCAGTGGTTGGTATTGGTGCACTGATGAAGACCTGCAGATGCCGGTGCATGTAACCATTAAAGAGAGACCTACCACCA caacaattgcaacaacaacaacaacaagaaccaGACAGTCAATGACCATATCATCCACGTCcaaacctgtcaatcacacatatGTGAGTCAAGAACCGACCACAGAACAAACTGGAACACACAG CAGCTCATCCAATCATCTACTGAGTTTCATCATTCCtttgtgtttgctgctgctgaTTGTAACGGTGGCCGTACTCACCTGGTTCATGTTGAAAAGACGCA agtCACCAGCCACAGCTGAG GATGAACAGACAGTAACGTACAGTACTGTGACGCATGTGAGAAAAAACACAGCCCAG CAGATAAATACTGAAGATGAAGCAGACGTCATGTACAGCACTGTGTTTTGCATTGCACAACAAAATACACACCAG GTTGAAGACAAAGATGAGAATGTGACCTACAGCACAGTGGTTCGTCACTAG
- the LOC115434445 gene encoding uncharacterized protein LOC115434445 isoform X3 produces the protein MEINHRPDNGKCFNVRVTGKGDATLYVDSQEVTGFIGDQITIDCHYRGSKQIKWCRTGGEGHTSCIEDSGKIDETKVTINRNTPGVITVTMSELRERSSGWYWCTDEDLQMPVHVTIKERPTTKPTTEQTGTHSSSSSHLLSFIIPLCLLLLIVTVAVLTWFMLKRRKSPATAEDEQTVTYSTVTHVRKTTAQINTEDEADVMYSTVFYIAQQNTHQVEDENVTCSTVVHR, from the exons ATGGAGATAAACCATCGACCTGataatggaaaatgttttaaTGTTCGTGTCACTGGAAAAG gcgATGCCACTCTCTATGTGGATTCTCAAGAGGTGACAGGGTTTATTGGAGACCAAATAACCATCGACTGTCACTATAGaggatctaaacaaataaagtggtgcaggactggtggtgAAGGACACACATCCTGTATCGAAGACTCTGGGAAAATAGATGAGACAAAGGTGACTATTAATAGAAATACCCCTGGTGTTATTACTGTGACTATGAGTGAACTGAGGGAGAGGAGCAGTGGTTGGTATTGGTGCACTGATGAAGACCTGCAGATGCCGGTGCATGTAACCATTAAAGAGAGACCTACCACCA AACCGACCACAGAACAAACTGGAACACACAG CAGCTCATCCAGTCATCTGCTGAGTTTCATCATTCCtttgtgtttgctgctgctgaTTGTAACGGTGGCCGTACTCACCTGGTTCATGTTGAAAAGACGCA AGTCACCAGCCACAGCTGAG GATGAACAGACAGTAACGTACAGTACTGTGACGCATGTGAGAAAAACCACAGCCCAG ATAAATACTGAAGATGAAGCAGACGTCATGTACAGCACTGTGTTTTACATTGCACAACAAAATACACACCAG GTTGAAGATGAGAATGTGACCTGCAGCACAGTGGTTCATCGCTAG
- the LOC115434445 gene encoding T-cell immunoglobulin and mucin domain-containing protein 4-like isoform X1, whose product MEINHRPDNGKCFNVRVTGKGDATLYVDSQEVTGFIGDQITIDCHYRGSKQIKWCRTGGEGHTSCIEDSGKIDETKVTINRNTPGVITVTMSELRERSSGWYWCTDEDLQMPVHVTIKERPTTTTIATTTRQSMTISSSTKPVNHTCVSQEPTTEQTGTHSSSSSHLLSFIIPLCLLLLIVTVAVLTWFMLKRRKSPATAEDEQTVTYSTVTHVRKTTAQINTEDEADVMYSTVFYIAQQNTHQVEDENVTCSTVVHR is encoded by the exons ATGGAGATAAACCATCGACCTGataatggaaaatgttttaaTGTTCGTGTCACTGGAAAAG gcgATGCCACTCTCTATGTGGATTCTCAAGAGGTGACAGGGTTTATTGGAGACCAAATAACCATCGACTGTCACTATAGaggatctaaacaaataaagtggtgcaggactggtggtgAAGGACACACATCCTGTATCGAAGACTCTGGGAAAATAGATGAGACAAAGGTGACTATTAATAGAAATACCCCTGGTGTTATTACTGTGACTATGAGTGAACTGAGGGAGAGGAGCAGTGGTTGGTATTGGTGCACTGATGAAGACCTGCAGATGCCGGTGCATGTAACCATTAAAGAGAGACCTACCACCA caacaattgcAACAACAACCAGACAGTCAATGACTATATCATCCTCTACcaaacctgtcaatcacacatgtGTGAGTCAAGAACCGACCACAGAACAAACTGGAACACACAG CAGCTCATCCAGTCATCTGCTGAGTTTCATCATTCCtttgtgtttgctgctgctgaTTGTAACGGTGGCCGTACTCACCTGGTTCATGTTGAAAAGACGCA AGTCACCAGCCACAGCTGAG GATGAACAGACAGTAACGTACAGTACTGTGACGCATGTGAGAAAAACCACAGCCCAG ATAAATACTGAAGATGAAGCAGACGTCATGTACAGCACTGTGTTTTACATTGCACAACAAAATACACACCAG GTTGAAGATGAGAATGTGACCTGCAGCACAGTGGTTCATCGCTAG
- the LOC115434445 gene encoding T-cell immunoglobulin and mucin domain-containing protein 4-like isoform X2, translating to MEINHRPDNGKCFNVRVTGKGDATLYVDSQEVTGFIGDQITIDCHYRGSKQIKWCRTGGEGHTSCIEDSGKIDETKVTINRNTPGVITVTMSELRERSSGWYWCTDEDLQMPVHVTIKERPTTTTIATTTRQSMTISSSTKPVNHTCVSQEPTTEQTGTHSSSSSHLLSFIIPLCLLLLIVTVAVLTWFMLKRRKSPATAEDEQTVTYSTVAHVRKTTAQCEEDVTYCNVTNRKSTSGQVEAIDVRVTYSTLALQR from the exons ATGGAGATAAACCATCGACCTGataatggaaaatgttttaaTGTTCGTGTCACTGGAAAAG gcgATGCCACTCTCTATGTGGATTCTCAAGAGGTGACAGGGTTTATTGGAGACCAAATAACCATCGACTGTCACTATAGaggatctaaacaaataaagtggtgcaggactggtggtgAAGGACACACATCCTGTATCGAAGACTCTGGGAAAATAGATGAGACAAAGGTGACTATTAATAGAAATACCCCTGGTGTTATTACTGTGACTATGAGTGAACTGAGGGAGAGGAGCAGTGGTTGGTATTGGTGCACTGATGAAGACCTGCAGATGCCGGTGCATGTAACCATTAAAGAGAGACCTACCACCA caacaattgcAACAACAACCAGACAGTCAATGACTATATCATCCTCTACcaaacctgtcaatcacacatgtGTGAGTCAAGAACCGACCACAGAACAAACTGGAACACACAG CAGCTCATCCAGTCATCTGCTGAGTTTCATCATTCCtttgtgtttgctgctgctgaTTGTAACGGTGGCCGTACTCACCTGGTTCATGTTGAAAAGACGCA aatCACCAGCCACAGCTGAG gatgaacagacagtaacatacagtactgtggcacatgTGAGAAAAACCACAGCCCag TGTGAAGAGGATGTAACATACTGCAATGTTACAAACAGAAAATCAACTTCAGGCCAG GTTGAAGCGATAGATGTCAGGGTGACCTACAGTACACTGGCTCTGCAGCGATGA
- the LOC115434443 gene encoding polymeric immunoglobulin receptor-like isoform X1 yields MVIFVGIFLILPGLTGIHSISTVSKVTVEKGGSISIPCFYESKYTDNEKYLCKGCKWKICSYEVKTNQYNSTKYLISDDQNQGVVTWTINDLTEEDTDCYWCVMEINQGRDDGNCFIVFVTGKGDATLYVDSQEVTGFIGDQITIDCHYRGSKQIKWCRTGGEGPTSCIKDSGKKDDTKVTINRNTPGVITVTMSELRERSSGWYWCTDEDLQMPVHVTIKERPTTTTTTRQSTTISSTSKPVNHTYVSQEPTTEQTRTHCSSSNHLLSFIIPSCLLILTLNASIWFMLKRRKSPATAEDEQTVTYSTVTHVRKTTAQQIHTEDEADVMYSTVFYIAQQNTHQVEDKDENVTYSTVVHR; encoded by the exons ATGGTTATTTTTGTCGGCATCTTCCTCATCCTCCCTGGTCTCACAG GTATTCACAGTATAAGTACAGTCAGTAAGGTAACGGTGGAAAAAGGAGGTTCCATCTCTATCCCGTGTTTCTACGAGTCAAAGTACACAGACAATGAGAAATATCTGTGTAAAGGATGTAAGTGGAAAATCTGCTCATATGAAGTTAAAACAAATCAGTACAATTCAACAAAGTATCTGATctctgacgaccaaaaccaaggAGTTGTTACCTGGACTATTAATGACCTGACAGAGGAGGACACAGATTGTTATTGGTGTGTCATGGAGATAAACCAGGGACGTGATGATggaaattgttttattgtttttgtcacTGGAAAAG GCGATGCCACGCTCTATGTGGATTCTCAGGAGGTGACAGGGTTTATTGGAGACCAAATAACCATCGACTGTCACTATAGaggatctaaacaaataaagtggtgcaggactggtggtgAAGGACCCACATCCTGTATCAAAGACTCTGGGAAAAAAGATGACACAAAGGTGACTATTAACAGAAATACCCCTGGTGTTATTACTGTGACTATGAGTGAACTGAGGGAGAGGAGCAGTGGTTGGTATTGGTGCACTGATGAAGACCTGCAGATGCCGGTGCATGTAACCATTAAAGAGAGACCTACCACCA caacaacaacCAGACAGTCAACGACCATATCATCCACGTCcaaacctgtcaatcacacatatGTGAGTCAAGAACCAACCACAGAACAAACTAGAACACACTG CAGCTCATCCAATCATCTGCTGAGTTTCATCATTCCTTCCTGTTTACTGATTCTAACGTTGAATGCATCCATCTGGTTCATGTTGAAAAGACGCA AGTCACCAGCCACAGCTGAG GATGAACAGACAGTAACGTACAGTACTGTGACGCATGTGAGAAAAACCACAGCCCAG CAGATACATACTGAAGATGAAGCAGACGTCATGTACAGCACTGTGTTTTACATTGCACAACAAAATACACACCAG GTTGAAGACAAAGATGAGAATGTGACCTACAGCACAGTGGTTCATCGCTAG
- the LOC115434443 gene encoding polymeric immunoglobulin receptor-like isoform X2, with protein MVIFVGIFLILPGLTGIHSISTVSKVTVEKGGSISIPCFYESKYTDNEKYLCKGCKWKICSYEVKTNQYNSTKYLISDDQNQGVVTWTINDLTEEDTDCYWCVMEINQGRDDGNCFIVFVTGKGDATLYVDSQEVTGFIGDQITIDCHYRGSKQIKWCRTGGEGPTSCIKDSGKKDDTKVTINRNTPGVITVTMSELRERSSGWYWCTDEDLQMPVHVTIKERPTTTTTTRQSTTISSTSKPVNHTYVSQEPTTEQTRTHCSSNHLLSFIIPSCLLILTLNASIWFMLKRRKSPATAEDEQTVTYSTVTHVRKTTAQQIHTEDEADVMYSTVFYIAQQNTHQVEDKDENVTYSTVVHR; from the exons ATGGTTATTTTTGTCGGCATCTTCCTCATCCTCCCTGGTCTCACAG GTATTCACAGTATAAGTACAGTCAGTAAGGTAACGGTGGAAAAAGGAGGTTCCATCTCTATCCCGTGTTTCTACGAGTCAAAGTACACAGACAATGAGAAATATCTGTGTAAAGGATGTAAGTGGAAAATCTGCTCATATGAAGTTAAAACAAATCAGTACAATTCAACAAAGTATCTGATctctgacgaccaaaaccaaggAGTTGTTACCTGGACTATTAATGACCTGACAGAGGAGGACACAGATTGTTATTGGTGTGTCATGGAGATAAACCAGGGACGTGATGATggaaattgttttattgtttttgtcacTGGAAAAG GCGATGCCACGCTCTATGTGGATTCTCAGGAGGTGACAGGGTTTATTGGAGACCAAATAACCATCGACTGTCACTATAGaggatctaaacaaataaagtggtgcaggactggtggtgAAGGACCCACATCCTGTATCAAAGACTCTGGGAAAAAAGATGACACAAAGGTGACTATTAACAGAAATACCCCTGGTGTTATTACTGTGACTATGAGTGAACTGAGGGAGAGGAGCAGTGGTTGGTATTGGTGCACTGATGAAGACCTGCAGATGCCGGTGCATGTAACCATTAAAGAGAGACCTACCACCA caacaacaacCAGACAGTCAACGACCATATCATCCACGTCcaaacctgtcaatcacacatatGTGAGTCAAGAACCAACCACAGAACAAACTAGAACACACTG CTCATCCAATCATCTGCTGAGTTTCATCATTCCTTCCTGTTTACTGATTCTAACGTTGAATGCATCCATCTGGTTCATGTTGAAAAGACGCA AGTCACCAGCCACAGCTGAG GATGAACAGACAGTAACGTACAGTACTGTGACGCATGTGAGAAAAACCACAGCCCAG CAGATACATACTGAAGATGAAGCAGACGTCATGTACAGCACTGTGTTTTACATTGCACAACAAAATACACACCAG GTTGAAGACAAAGATGAGAATGTGACCTACAGCACAGTGGTTCATCGCTAG